One region of Plasmodium gaboni strain SY75 chromosome 6, whole genome shotgun sequence genomic DNA includes:
- a CDS encoding putative ras GTPAse has product MDSFKILVLGDLGVGKSSFLKLISENFNDLYPIDFFDYFIHLDEKEEEEEEKKKKEEKKKNDFVCAKDLASNTSTKHNVENVVENIFFQAKKNFLQFIENKMNTNNFIFEERHKYTYGFEIYTLLWSRNNEYNNKFKKNNPLNIIKNMEKKSIKEIYYKNEDSNNNMCYDNNNKNNMCYDNNNKNNICYNNTVYDYNNHISINNDHTDLNLSSHSNDINNFYMIEFLEIGGIQTYSYIRNIFYEKVDGILLVYDSSNNKSYHNLAKWLYELYINTKPPSDVFCGEIKKKNFLWNFFHTQKKNKNKNKNKENQNKDHKKNYEQDQDEEHLEYDKNIYNKYNYSKEMNNTFYHKNSYKRKNKNTYNDNYDNYNNDDEEDFFSDDNSDIEKGSYKYNEDILNGQIPIACVATKIDKKNAKEKPAYVKTPRTSYLYNFFFPDLINNDAVYDSSNNIKIKKHILKKLEQHITEAIEIKASSIDCVVDIENFVTFLKNVYNKKFNIQMC; this is encoded by the coding sequence ATGGATAGTTTTAAAATTCTAGTGTTAGGAGACTTGGGAGTAGGAAAAAGTTcctttttaaaattaataagTGAAAATTTTAATGATTTATATCCTATAGATTTCtttgattattttatacatttagatgaaaaagaagaagaggaagaggaaaagaaaaaaaaagaagaaaagaaaaagaatgATTTTGTATGTGCTAAAGATTTGGCTAGTAACACAAGTACCAAACATAATGTCGAAAATGTAgtagaaaatatattttttcaggcaaaaaaaaattttttacaatttattgaaaataaaatgaatactaacaattttatttttgaagagagacataaatatacatatggatttgaaatatatactttatTATGGTCGAGAAATAATGAAtacaataataaatttaaaaaaaataatcctttaaatataataaaaaatatggaaaaaaaatctataaaagaaatatattacaaaaacgaagatagtaataataatatgtgttatgataataataataaaaataatatgtgttatgataataataataaaaataatatatgttataataatactgtatatgattataataatcatatatcTATTAACAATGATCATACAGATCTTAATCTTTCCTCACACTCcaatgatataaataatttttatatgatagAATTCTTAGAAATAGGAGGAATACAAACATACTCATATATTcgtaatatattttatgaaaagGTTGATGGTATATTACTAGTTTATGATTCatctaataataaatcTTATCATAATTTAGCTAAATGGTTGTATgagttatatataaatacaaaacCACCTTCAGATGTTTTTTGTGgagaaataaaaaaaaaaaattttctatGGAACTTTTTTCACAcacaaaagaaaaacaaaaacaaaaacaaaaacaaagaaaatcaaaataaagatcacaaaaaaaattatgaacaAGATCAAGATGAGGAACATTTagaatatgataaaaatatttataataaatataattatagtaaagaaatgaataatacattttatcataaaaattcatacaaaaggaaaaataaaaatacttacaatgataattatgataattataataatgatgatgaagaagatTTTTTCTCTGATGACAATTCAGATATAGAAAAAGGttcttataaatataatgaagaCATATTAAACGGTCAAATACCAATAGCATGTGTTGCCACAAAaattgataaaaaaaatgcaAAAGAAAAACCAGCTTATGTAAAAACTCCTAGAACTTCCtatctttataattttttttttcctgatcttataaataatgatgcTGTATATGATAgttcaaataatataaaaattaaaaaacatattCTGAAAAAACTAGAACAACATATTACTGAAGCTATAGAAATTAAGGCTAGTTCTATCGATTGTGTGGTTGACATTGAAAATTTTGTCACCTTTCttaaaaatgtttataataaaaaatttaacATTCAAATGTGTTAA
- a CDS encoding hypothetical protein (conserved Plasmodium protein, unknown function), with product MLDENLSCLFDESDDEWKKKKKKKKNEDQNIQQDDKKRNEKNVQPKNSSSSILNFNISNIKNLDNFFKSINNENIHKSKNNDKLKSVGFDHIENVNKERIYNHDDNNKCEYNNMISNELNKRGGGNIDVTNNEHKKKQAILKNKEINNKHHQGDQKFVDDEYNTDENCSSYEEKKKKKSYNTNMIRSLSHNDRNKKHKDIHNDDNNNNNYCCDTLIQQKNIEKTDDVYIFQKDNQMYSNNCNDLNKDPRVLKKKKKMNTTNLYNEHNTTNNNNNNIKNNNNNNNIKNNNNNNNNISCEEIGDAIISDEYEIHESNRTKHMSKLTDDMKSFSTISNIYDKSSIKNGSINGDKTSNLNMFLESYNISEMTKTTKDNHNNNNNNYYYNKEKELIFCFSFIKYHSWIKALQILNIPLDFFHLGINSHKYINKNKSEESFLYIYNIHNILKNKHFSNYKIERMIVLVKNIICRNHGYFLIVMDPSGQMPASLHKEVEIEYKKHIDIGSTLLLKNVTVFDTIDNFPYLIVTLRSLVRVIKPEQTDASTKEKIFNQIYL from the coding sequence ATGCTTGATGAAAATTTATCATGCTTGTTTGATGAGAGTGACGATGAGTggaagaagaaaaaaaaaaaaaaaaaaaacgaGGACCAAAATATTCAACAAGATGATaagaaaagaaatgaaaaaaacGTACAGCCAAAAAATTCATCCTCTTCcatattaaattttaacattagtaatataaaaaatttggacaatttctttaaaagtattaataatgaaaatatcCATAAGAGTAAGAACaatgataaattaaaaagtGTTGGTTTTGATCATATCGAAAATGTAAACAAGGAAAGGATATATAATCatgatgataataacaaatgtgaatataataatatgatatcAAATGAGTTAAATAAAAGAGGGGGAGGTAATATCGATGTTACAAATAAtgaacataaaaaaaaacaagcaatattaaaaaataaagaaataaataataaacatcATCAAGGTGATCAAAAATTCGTAgatgatgaatataatacaGATGAAAATTGTTCTTcatatgaagaaaaaaaaaaaaaaaaaagttataatacaaatatgaTAAGGTCCTTATCACATAATgatagaaataaaaaacataaagATATTcataatgatgataataataataataattattgtTGTGATACACTTATCCAACAAAAGAATATAGAAAAAACAGAtgatgtatatatattccaaAAGGATAATCAGATGTATTCAAACAATTGTAATGATTTAAATAAAGACCCTCGagttttaaaaaaaaaaaaaaaaatgaacacAACCAATTTGTATAACGAACATAATacaacaaataataataataataatattaagaataataataataataataatattaagaataataataataataataataatatttcgTGCGAAGAAATTGGAGACGCAATTATTTCTGACGAATATGAGATACATGAAAGTAACAGAACCAAGCATATGTCAAAATTAACAGACGATATGAAAAGCTTTTCAACaatatcaaatatatatgacaAGTCCAGCATTAAAAATGGATCCATTAATGGAGACAAAACAAgtaatttaaatatgtttttagaatcatataatatatcagAAATGACGAAAACAACAAAAGATAATcataacaataataataataattattattataataaagaaaaagaattaattttttgcttctcatttattaaatatcATTCATGGATTAAGGCATTAcaaattttaaatataccATTAGATTTTTTTCATCTAGGTATAAATtcacataaatatataaacaagAATAAATCGGAAGaatcttttttatatatatataatatacataatatattaaagaataaacatttttctaattataaaattgaAAGGATGATAGTTCTagttaaaaatattatatgtcGTAATCATGGCTATTTCCTTATTGTTATGGACCCATCAGGACAAATGCCAGCATCACTACATAAAGAAGTAGAAatagaatataaaaaacatatagATATAGGTTcaacattattattaaaaaatgtcACTGTTTTTGATACAATAGATAATTTCCCTTATTTGATAGTAACACTCAGAAGTCTAGTACGAGTTATTAAACCTGAGCAGACAGATGCTTCAAcaaaggaaaaaatattcaaccaaatatatttataa
- a CDS encoding putative malate:quinone oxidoreductase, which yields MICVKNILKRYKNSPINEISNNRKYYEGSVIRSINFSTSNYGNNEKKENDIEKNKNVSINLNESNFLQNEIYDTVVIGGGVTGTALFFLLSKFTNLKKLAIIERRDNFALVASHGKNNSQTIHCGDIETNYSFEKAKFIKRYADMLRNYLTHIPKEKKDSISSVTQKMVLGVGEKECQFLEERYPVFRQLFNSMKLYNKDDIHEVEPRVALKDSHTLREEQLSALYMPPELTTCDYQKLSESFIESARIVPDKTISINLLTEVINIEEVNDSLYKIHTNKGIINSRFVVVCACGHSLMIAQKMNYGLEYSCMPVAGSFYFTDNILKGKVYTIQNPALPFAAVHGDPDIIEKGKTRFGPTALPLPLLERDNIKTLLDFLKVWNPDLSLFQVYYNLFKDMTMLKYVARNVLFEIPVLNKYLFLKDVKKIIPSLTIKDLTYCVGYGGVRPQLINKKSKKLILGEGKIDPGKNIIFNITPSPGATTCLGNGEFDMNTICERLNAKVNKNDVKKYLYEGDYPVNYL from the coding sequence atgatatgtgttaaaaatattttgaaaagatataaaaatagtCCCATAAACGAAATAAGTAATAACAGGAAATATTATGAAGGGTCAGTTATAAGAAGTATAAATTTTAGTACATCAAATTATGgaaataatgaaaaaaaagaaaatgatattGAAAAGAATAAGAATGTATCTATAAATCTTAATGAAAGtaattttttacaaaatgaaatatatgataCAGTTGTTATAGGAGGAGGAGTAACAGGTACTGctttgttttttttattatctaaATTTACTAATTTAAAAAAGCTAGCTATAATTGAAAGAAGAGATAATTTTGCTTTAGTAGCATCACatggaaaaaataatagtCAAACAATTCATTGTGGTGATATTGAAACAAATTATTCTTTTGAAAAAGctaaatttataaaaagatatgCTGATATGTtaagaaattatttaaCACATATACctaaagaaaaaaaagatagCATATCAAGTGTTACACAAAAAATGGTTTTAGGTGTAGGTGAAAAGGAATGTCAGTTCTTAGAAGAAAGATATCCTGTATTTAGACAATTATTTAATTCGatgaaattatataataaagatgatATACATGAGGTAGAACCACGCGTTGCTTTAAAAGATTCTCATACATTAAGAGAAGAACAATTATCAGCATTATATATGCCTCCAGAATTAACTACATGTGATTATCAAAAATTATCGGAGAGTTTTATTGAATCTGCACGTATAGTACCAGATAAAACTATATctataaatttattaacaGAAGTAATTAATATTGAAGAAGTTAATGATagtttatataaaatacatacaaACAAAGGAATAATTAATTCACGTTTTGTTGTTGTATGTGCATGTGGACATTCATTGATGATTGCacaaaaaatgaattatgGATTAGAATATAGTTGTATGCCTGTAGCTGGaagtttttattttactgataatattttaaaggGTAAAGTATATACTATTCAAAATCCAGCTTTGCCATTTGCAGCTGTACATGGAGATCCTGATATTATAGAAAAAGGAAAAACCAGATTTGGACCGACAGCTTTACCTTTACCCTTATTAGAAAgagataatataaaaaccTTATTGgattttttaaaagtatGGAATCCAGATCTAAGTTTATTTCaagtatattataatttatttaaagaTATGACAATGTTAAAATATGTAGCACGTAACGTTTTATTTGAAATCCCAgttttaaataaatatttatttttaaaagatgttaaaaaaattattccATCATTAACCATAAAAGACTTAACATATTGTGTTGGTTATGGAGGTGTTCGACCACAACtcataaataaaaaaagtaaaaaattaatacTTGGAGAGGGAAAAATTGACCcaggaaaaaatattatattcaaCATTACACCTTCACCTGGAGCAACCACCTGTTTAGGTAATGGTGAATTTGATATGAACACAATATGTGAAAGACTGAACGCAAAagttaataaaaatgatgtaaaaaaatatttatatgaagGCGATTACCCCGTCAATTATTTATGA
- a CDS encoding TRAP-like protein: protein MKVVCPLLCLAFFLLTLLNVTRCDKLISKFTKHGDLDLVLLYDIGLVDDAENNHLNSLENIAELGKNLLVKSNKNITLSYITYDDINVDLRIESRNNDKVDNTNKYNKYKKYNNNSDKNIEEFQDEVLGTKLKSSYKNSAHLKALNYIGLKHFYNSEKESIKMVIMFMNTDGDYNMSDNRSSNYHAELNSIHYLFDRKNIILNIITKVAFKNYCHYIQQIGSNTNELLKCVLKNSFYNKSALTYEIGKYYDDISINAICHGWSEWSQCSVTCNMGYHFIKRDSLGYIKNSKSGLYKRKGRSCLEQRHLIIQECFNTSCDHSLDICDNLYMDISILLDDSSYITLESWNKYIIPFVRKFITHFNINHNQINFSLTTYSNHTYNWFDFSNLLSKDKDKLLTYLEYFKFNFGSSTKDIKQAIKYMNDHVLNTNYQRKDAKKVMIIINSGEVDNKTVMLLPDILKNIKDTHNIQVYSICINNQNVENCKKLSTHSMENDGSNYSYSFSNASDLRYNMFGIQKNICRNVVGKVRRKLRSSANMERGGNVDEEKNSSIAQKEQSESDNKTDERKEKGNMSTSNEHNISVRINDVDDVDDVDDVDDVDDDDVDDDDDVDDDDVDDDDVHDDDVHDDDDIITHDNIRTYDDPVSQDNSTFENQNFMGRKKYDSKYTSKLSINSLGNINESNDNHNNYDYYDDDSLNQNKGFLKKNSIILKSLYNLNEDYVNNNINNNDNSSSTSRSGNNNCGNNDIPHFKNMRKYNSETNIPSCSKNNKSSNGKLLNRLYNMLFRKKKKYRIKNIDKDSKKKVDKFIQNIKLLNDNNDDNNKIDEKNIEIQFDTLLDGIFDFLQDYDNSSLSTFNDSILDDDCVYFLNARSCGFSLANLPTCDKVNVESEIGGEIGGERDDDDDDEDDNDEDDEDDNDYDGDDDSDDNDDNNDNGDDQSNNNNNNNDNNNDNNNDGDGDDDQSNNNNNNNNNNNNEHDAGDDHNEKGNDYISQYNLILKDKSHNDNNYMTNEHEQRMGGEKQENMDILSNEEDNISSKYNNDLQRVKRSLDFPENFIKDNYEKTKDIHISKKEEDNENNNSKVHINSQSKEENKNVVDNTIPCSNKNINEEDNDINNSIKIPNIGIFDKSKINCRNKKASKFDQIKRFNDKIKRFNDKINNYNNPLITNLENKNEEINVPKNNDDGKQKRFLPIIKNDYPKETGEKYENNVIYEENNKTDINNNDMHNKDVEKLYKDKNSHHIKNKYDKDNLTENNEVMQRYSKDNDEDDEEYEHWHGHQHDTKYTPVYKYAASFTLAAILFLGLSLYYINNRKGNQIINAKASNDFPVYTNVKEVSCKEQNIETMNEMQWQ, encoded by the coding sequence ATGAAAGTCGTTTGTCCTCTCCTCTGTCTTGCTTTCTTCTTATTGACCCTTTTAAATGTAACAAGGTGTGATAAATTAATTTCAAAATTTACAAAGCATGGAGATCTAGACTTAGTTctattatatgatatagGTTTGGTTGATGATGCTGAAAACAATCATTTGAATTCTTTAGAAAATATAGCCGAGCTAGGAAAAAATTTGCTGGTTAAgagtaataaaaatataactttgtcatatataacatatgatgatataaatgttGATTTAAGAATTGAATCAAGAAATAATGATAAAGTAgataatacaaataaatataataaatataaaaaatataataataatagtgataaaaatatagagGAATTTCAAGATGAAGTATTAGGTACTAAATTAAAATCATCATATAAGAACTCAGCACATTTAAAAGcattaaattatataggattaaaacatttttataattcaGAAAAAGAATCAATTAAAATGGTTATCATGTTTATGAATACAGATGGTGATTATAATATGAGTGATAATAGATCTTCTAATTATCATGCAGAATTAAATTCaatacattatttatttgatagaaaaaatattatattaaatataataacaaaagtagcttttaaaaattattgtCATTATATACAACAAATTGGTTCTAATACTAATGAGTTATTAAAATGTGTCTTGaaaaattctttttataataaatcaGCTTTAACATATGAAATtggaaaatattatgatgatatatCAATAAATGCAATATGTCATGGATGGTCTGAATGGTCTCAATGTTCTGTGACATGTAATATGGgttatcattttataaaaagagATTCATTaggatatataaaaaattctAAAAGTGgattatataaaaggaAAGGGAGAAGTTGTTTAGAACAAAGacatttaataattcaagAATGCTTTAATACATCTTGTGATCACTCATTAGATATATGtgataatttatatatggatatatcaatattattagatGACTCATCATATATCACATTAGAATCATggaataaatatattataccTTTTGTTAGAAAATTTATAActcattttaatattaatcaTAATCAAATTAATTTCTCATTAACTACATATTCTAATCATACTTATAATTGGTTCGATTTTTCAAACCTACTTTCAAAGGATAaagataaattattaacatatctagaatattttaaatttaattttgGTTCCTCTACAAAAGATATCAAGCAAGccataaaatatatgaatgatCATGTTTTAAATACAAACTATCAAAGAAAGGATGCAAAGAAAGTTATGATCATCATTAATTCAGGCGAGGTAGATAATAAAACTGTTATGTTACTACCAGATATTctgaaaaatattaaagataCTCATAATATTCAAGTATATTctatatgtattaataatCAGAATGTCGAAAACTGCAAAAAGTTAAGTACTCATTCGATGGAAAACGATGGATCCAACTATTCTTATTCCTTCTCAAATGCTTCAGATTTGagatataatatgtttggcatacaaaaaaatatatgtcGCAATGTGGTAGGCAAGGTTAGAAGAAAGCTGAGAAGTAGTGCAAACATGGAAAGGGGTGGTAATGtagatgaagaaaaaaatagCAGCATTGCCCAGAAAGAACAAAGCGAGAGTGATAACAAAACAGATGAACGAAAGGAAAAAGGAAATATGTCCACGTCAAATGAGCATAATATATCAGTAAGAATAAATGATGTTGATGATGTTGATGATGTTGATGATGTTGATGATGttgatgatgatgatgttgatgatgatgatgatgttgatgatgatgatgttgatgatgatgatgttcatgatgatgatgttcatgatgatgatgatataatCACACATGATAATATAAGAACATATGATGATCCTGTTAGTCAAGACAATTCAACCTTTGAAAATCAAAATTTTATgggaagaaaaaaatacGATTCCAAATATACGAGCAAATTAAGTATTAATAGCTTaggaaatataaatgaatctaatgataatcataataattatgattattatgatgatgattcattaaatcaaaataaaggatttttaaaaaaaaattcaattattttgaaatcattatataatttaaatgaagattatgtaaataacaatataaataataatgataatagTAGTAGTACTAGCCGTTCtggtaataataattgtggtaataatgatataccacattttaaaaatatgagGAAATATAATTCAGAAACAAACATCCCTAGCTGTAgtaagaataataaaagttCGAATGGAAAATTGTTGAATCggttatataatatgttatttagaaaaaaaaaaaaatatagaattaaaaatattgataaagattcaaaaaaaaaagttgataaatttattcaaaatataaaattgttaaatgataataatgatgataataataagattgatgaaaaaaatatagaaatacAATTTGATACTTTGTTAGATGGTATATTTGATTTCTTACAAGATTATGATAATTCAAGTCTCAGTACGTTTAATGATTCTATATTAGATGATGATTgtgtttattttttgaatgCAAGATCTTGTGGTTTCTCCCTCGCGAACCTTCCTACATGCGATAAGGTGAATGTGGAATCTGAAATAGGAGGAGAAATAGGAGGAGAAAGAGATGATGATGACgatgatgaagatgataatgatgaagatgatgaagatgataATGATTATGATGGTGATGATGATagtgatgataatgatgataataatgataatggTGATGACCAgtctaataataataataataataatgataataataatgataataataatgatggTGATGGTGATGATGACCAgtctaataataataataataataataacaataataataatgagCATGATGCTGGTGATGATCATAATGAGAAAGGCAACGATTATATATCTCAATATAACTTGatattaaaagataaatcacataatgataataattatatgacAAATGAACATGAACAAAGGATGGGGGGAGAGAAACAAGAAAATATGgatatattatcaaatgaagaagataatatttcctcaaaatataataatgacCTTCAGAGAGTTAAGAGATCATTAGATTTTCCagaaaattttattaaagacaattatgaaaaaacaaaagatattcatatatctaaaaaggaagaagacaatgaaaataataatagtaaaGTACATATTAATTCTCAAAGTAAAgaggaaaataaaaatgttgTAGACAATACAATTCCTTGtagtaataaaaatataaatgaagaagataatgatattaataattcaaTAAAAATTCCAAATATTGGAATATTTGATAAAAGCAAAATAAATTgtagaaataaaaaagcATCTAAATTTGATCAGATTAAACGATTTAATGATAAGATTAAAAGATTTAATGATAAgataaataattataataatccATTAATAACAAATCtggaaaataaaaatgaagaaataaatgTGCCAAAAAATAATGACGATGGAAAACAAAAAAGATTTCTTCctataattaaaaatgattatCCAAAAGAGACAGGAGAGAAATATGAAAACAATGttatatatgaagaaaataataaaacagatattaataataatgatatgCATAATAAGGATgtagaaaaattatataaagataaaaattcacaccatattaaaaataaatatgataaagATAATCTTACAGAAAATAATGAAGTAATGCAAAGATATTCAAAAgataatgatgaagatgatgaaGAGTATGAACATTGGCATGGACATCAACATGATACAAAATATACACCGGTATATAAATATGCAGCTTCTTTTACATTGGCTgctattttatttttaggTTTATCcttatattatataaataatagaAAAGGTAACCAAATTATAAATGCAAAAGCGTCTAATGATTTTCCAGTATATACTAATGTGAAGGAAGTATCTTGTAAGGAACAAAATATAGAAACAATGAATGAAATGCAATGgcaataa